A genomic stretch from Telopea speciosissima isolate NSW1024214 ecotype Mountain lineage chromosome 7, Tspe_v1, whole genome shotgun sequence includes:
- the LOC122668660 gene encoding uncharacterized protein LOC122668660: MAAPINNTLMSLITQSTLTGLNYEDWHRNIMLLLKAEGLDSVLTEESPTIPSADMDGTEDIVEFTAEQLKEKVDIFKSYHQRDSKTQLYILNSIDKSIVESVNGISSAGDMMAKIKELYSQQDTHIEYELVDKILSLKMEPGTPVLDHVMKVQNLFEQLEGLGSEKFSLKYKRNVIFKSLPGSFSSFIFNFNMNKLDVQLTELGNMYKKPREQLKRKKQKCTSPR; this comes from the coding sequence ATGGCTGCCCCAATCAACAACACCCTTATGTCACTTATCACCCAATCAACATTGACCGGACTAAATTATGAGGATTGGCATCGTAACATTATGCTCCTTCTCAAGGCTGAGGGACTTGACTCTGTCCTAACGGAAGAGTCTCCCACTATACCATCCGCTGATATGGATGGAACTGAGGATATTGTTGAATTTACTGCAGAACAACTTAAGGAAAAGGTGGACATCTTCAAATCCTACCATCAAAGGGATTCGAAGACCCAACTATACATTCTGAATTCCATTGACAAATCTATTGTCGAGTCTGTCAACGGAATATCTTCTGCGGGTGACATGATGGCTAAAATCAAGGAGTTGTATAGTCAACAAGACACCCACATAGAGTACGAGCTAGTGGATAAGATCCTTAGTCTCAAGATGGAACCTGGAACTCCAGTCTTGGACCACGTGATGAAAGTTCAAAATCTGTTCGAACAATTAGAGGGTTTGGGTTCTGAAAAGTTCTCCTTGAAGTATAAGAGGAACGTCATTTTTAAATCTCTCCCTGGCTCATTCAGctcttttattttcaacttcaatATGAACAAGTTAGATGTTCAGTTGACCGAGCTGGGTAATATGTACAAGAAGCCGAGAGAgcaattaaaaaggaaaaagcagAAGTGCACCTCACCGAGGTGA